In a single window of the Flavivirga spongiicola genome:
- a CDS encoding DUF58 domain-containing protein, with amino-acid sequence MNLQKELNKADGFKNLELLAKQVVEGFIAGMHKSPFHGFSAEFAEHKIYNQGESTRHIDWKLFAKTDKLYTKRYDDETNLRCHIIIDNSSSMHYPKMDSFSINSLNKIGFSALASASLMHILKKQRDAVGLSIYSDDYDYYAPEKGSERHHQMLLNHLSDAVISKPLNKETETYKYLHEIAEKIHRRSMIFLFTDMFQTSEDAVKLFEALRHLKYNKHEVILFHVFDKEKELTFDFDNKPKRFIDVETGEYINLYADTIKDNYKKAVSDYFEALRLKCAQYKIKYVEADINKDFNNILTTYMIERQKFV; translated from the coding sequence ATGAATCTACAAAAAGAACTTAATAAAGCCGATGGTTTTAAAAACCTCGAGCTACTTGCAAAACAAGTAGTAGAAGGCTTTATTGCAGGAATGCATAAAAGTCCATTTCATGGTTTTTCTGCTGAATTTGCCGAACATAAAATTTACAATCAAGGAGAGAGCACGCGACATATAGATTGGAAATTATTTGCTAAAACAGATAAGCTTTATACCAAGCGCTATGATGATGAAACTAATTTGCGTTGTCATATCATTATAGATAACAGTAGCTCTATGCATTATCCAAAAATGGATTCATTCTCTATTAATAGTTTAAATAAAATAGGGTTTTCAGCTTTGGCTTCAGCATCTTTAATGCATATTTTAAAAAAGCAACGCGATGCTGTTGGGTTAAGTATTTATAGTGACGATTACGATTACTATGCACCAGAAAAGGGTAGTGAACGCCATCATCAAATGCTGTTAAATCATTTGAGTGATGCAGTGATTTCTAAACCCTTAAATAAAGAAACGGAAACCTATAAATATTTACACGAAATAGCGGAAAAGATTCATAGGCGCTCTATGATATTTTTGTTTACTGATATGTTTCAGACTTCCGAAGATGCTGTAAAACTGTTCGAAGCATTACGCCATTTAAAATATAACAAACACGAAGTGATTTTGTTTCATGTATTTGATAAAGAAAAGGAATTAACCTTTGATTTTGATAATAAACCCAAACGCTTTATTGATGTTGAAACAGGGGAGTACATTAATTTATACGCAGATACTATAAAAGACAATTATAAAAAAGCCGTGAGCGATTATTTTGAGGCTTTACGATTAAAGTGTGCGCAGTATAAGATTAAATATGTCGAGGCCGACATTAATAAAGATTTTAATAACATCCTCACAACATATATGATAGAGCGTCAAAAATTTGTGTGA
- a CDS encoding ClpP family protease, producing MSEQIKVQNAIDSKLIEERKVFLWGQVDDDSAKHVIERLLYLDALETKDIHLYINSPGGYVTSGFAIYDCMKSLKSDVSTICTGFAASMGSLILSAGEKGKRFIQPHARVMIHQPSGGARGQASDIEITAKEIIITKELSAQILADNCGQTFDKIMKDFNRDHWMGADESVAYGIVDSVLAS from the coding sequence ATGAGTGAACAAATAAAAGTACAAAATGCTATTGATAGCAAATTAATAGAAGAACGTAAAGTGTTTTTGTGGGGACAGGTTGATGATGATTCTGCTAAGCACGTTATAGAACGCTTATTGTATTTAGATGCATTAGAAACCAAGGATATTCACCTATATATTAATAGTCCGGGTGGTTATGTAACTTCAGGCTTTGCTATTTATGATTGTATGAAATCTTTAAAAAGTGATGTGTCAACAATTTGTACAGGATTTGCAGCTTCTATGGGATCTTTAATATTGTCTGCCGGAGAAAAAGGAAAACGCTTTATACAACCACATGCACGTGTTATGATTCATCAACCAAGTGGAGGCGCTCGTGGGCAAGCAAGTGATATAGAAATTACGGCAAAGGAAATTATAATTACTAAAGAATTAAGTGCGCAAATATTAGCAGATAATTGCGGACAAACTTTTGATAAAATAATGAAGGATTTTAATCGTGACCATTGGATGGGAGCCGATGAGTCTGTTGCTTATGGTATTGTTGATAGCGTTTTAGCCTCCTAG
- the trxA gene encoding thioredoxin, protein MALEITDATFEETVLKSDKPVLVDFWAAWCGPCRMVGPIIEEISGEYDGKAVVGKVDVDANQEFAAKYGVRNIPTVLVFKNGEVVGRQVGVAPKNTYTEAIDSHL, encoded by the coding sequence ATGGCATTAGAAATAACAGATGCAACGTTTGAAGAAACGGTATTAAAAAGTGATAAACCAGTATTGGTTGATTTTTGGGCTGCTTGGTGTGGACCTTGTAGAATGGTTGGACCAATTATTGAGGAAATTAGTGGGGAATACGATGGTAAAGCTGTTGTAGGTAAAGTAGATGTAGATGCAAATCAGGAGTTTGCTGCAAAATATGGGGTGCGTAACATACCTACTGTTTTGGTTTTTAAAAATGGAGAGGTTGTTGGAAGACAAGTTGGTGTAGCTCCAAAGAACACATATACTGAAGCGATAGATTCGCATTTATAA
- a CDS encoding SRPBCC family protein: MNDVIKKEKVFKHSIDKVWNAISKAEEISAWFIQADFKAEKGYQYTFTSEPNEKGCTTISGEVKESNPYKLVYTWIVAEMKAETTVTWELESTEDGTKLYLEHSGISNYEGDTAVKMFESFNGGWDNCINGLTDYLKQLVNAG, from the coding sequence ATGAATGATGTTATTAAAAAAGAGAAGGTATTTAAGCATTCCATAGACAAAGTATGGAATGCCATTTCAAAAGCTGAAGAAATTTCTGCCTGGTTTATTCAAGCTGATTTTAAAGCTGAAAAAGGGTACCAATATACCTTTACTTCGGAGCCTAATGAAAAAGGTTGCACAACCATTAGTGGTGAAGTTAAAGAATCTAATCCGTACAAATTAGTTTATACTTGGATAGTTGCCGAAATGAAAGCAGAAACAACAGTAACATGGGAGCTAGAATCTACAGAGGATGGCACTAAATTATATCTGGAACACTCTGGCATTTCCAATTATGAAGGTGATACGGCTGTAAAGATGTTCGAAAGCTTTAACGGCGGTTGGGATAACTGTATAAATGGGCTAACGGACTACTTAAAACAATTAGTTAATGCAGGATAA
- a CDS encoding ArsR/SmtB family transcription factor, with amino-acid sequence MQDKITKLFKAIADPTRRDIFHALVIATSALSITQISSQFDISRQGVTKHIKTLEEAGLVNINANGRERFCYANAKPLKEVSKWVQFYSQFWDNSLQDLEDYLNTPKNG; translated from the coding sequence ATGCAGGATAAAATAACCAAACTATTTAAAGCCATTGCAGACCCAACAAGGCGTGACATTTTTCACGCCTTAGTTATAGCAACCTCAGCCCTATCCATTACACAAATATCCAGTCAGTTTGATATTAGTAGACAAGGTGTAACCAAACATATTAAAACACTCGAAGAAGCTGGTTTAGTAAATATAAACGCAAACGGACGAGAACGTTTTTGTTATGCCAATGCCAAACCATTAAAAGAGGTCAGTAAATGGGTTCAATTTTACTCACAATTCTGGGATAATTCATTACAAGATCTGGAGGATTACTTAAATACACCAAAAAATGGATAA
- a CDS encoding SRPBCC family protein, which translates to MANIRHNLTIEAPVEKVYNALTLEQGLKGWWTNNTSAKPEIGHVNHFKFGSEYFNKMKILELTFLTNVIWECIDGDKEWIGTKLTFELEDKEGHTFLKFSHLNWTEESEFFGFCNHHWGRYLGSLKSLCETGIGQPYKQE; encoded by the coding sequence ATGGCAAATATTAGGCATAATTTAACAATTGAAGCTCCTGTTGAAAAAGTTTATAATGCATTAACCTTAGAACAAGGACTTAAGGGCTGGTGGACAAATAACACTTCTGCAAAACCTGAAATAGGTCATGTAAACCATTTTAAATTTGGTTCTGAATATTTTAATAAAATGAAAATTTTAGAATTGACTTTTTTAACCAATGTGATTTGGGAGTGTATAGATGGAGACAAAGAATGGATTGGGACTAAATTAACCTTTGAACTTGAAGATAAAGAAGGCCATACTTTTCTAAAATTTTCTCATTTAAATTGGACTGAAGAAAGTGAGTTCTTTGGTTTTTGCAATCATCATTGGGGAAGATATTTAGGTAGTTTAAAATCTTTATGCGAAACTGGTATTGGACAACCATACAAACAAGAATAG
- the dnaE gene encoding DNA polymerase III subunit alpha, whose protein sequence is MYLIFDTETTGLPKRWDAPITDTDNWPRCIQIAWQLHDAMGNCIDHQDYLVQPEGFNIPYDAEKIHGISTELAQEQGIPLAEVLEKFNDALSKTKFVVGQNVKFDLNIMGAEFVRGDVSNPLQELPVLDTCTEHTASLCQIPGGRYGKFKLPTLTELHEFLFKTPFAEAHNATADVEATTRCFFELIRLGEYTKEQLDVEPDYFQNFNEANPKEIELIKLKHVNLKQESAKIQERLQSLKQETVSTEDIKQNISDLADASFVHLHNHSQFSVLQSTMSVGDIVAAAAAHNMPAVALTDHANMMGAFHFINAVNKKNSSIEASISEAEEKGETSEKQLIKPIVGCEFFVCENHQDKSRKDNGYQVVLIAKNKNGYHNLAKLSSHAFVNGFYYVPRIDKKLIQEYKEDIIVLTGNLYGEVPSKVLNIGEKQAEEALLWWKNEFGDDLYVELMRHNQEDENRVNPTLITLAKKHDVKLVATNNTYYQKQEDANAHDILLCVKDGEKQATPIGRGRGYRYGLPNQEYYFKSSEEMKQLFHDQPDAILNIKELVDKIEGFQLARDVLLPAFDIPDEFKHEEDLVDGGKRGENAYLKHLTFEGAKKRYGEPLSEEVVERLDFELSVIENTGYPGYFLIVEDFIREARNMDVSVGPGRGSAAGSVAAYCLWITNIDPMKYDLLFERFLNPDRISMPDIDIDFDDEGRSRVMDYVIEKYGSNQVAQIITYGTMAAKSSIRDTARVLDLPLFDADRIAKLIPTMSKLSKIFGLDEKELSKKFRAEDLEKVNQLLNISEGSDLEAETVNTARALEGSVRNTGIHACGVIITPDDITKFVPVSVAKDSDLYVTQFDNSVVEDAGLLKMDFLGLKTLTLIKDTVKIVKAKHDILLDPESFPLDDEETYALFQRGETVGVFQYESPGMQKHLRDLKPTVFEDLIAMNALYRPGPMEYIPSFVRRKHGDEDIEYDLPAMEEYLKETYGITVYQEQVMLLSQKLAGFTKGEADVLRKAMGKKQIAVLDKMKPKFVEQASANGHDAKVLEKVWKDWEAFASYAFNKSHSTCYAWIAYQTAYLKAHYPAEYMAAVLSNNMNDIKQVTFFMEECKRMKMDVLGPDVNESYYKFSVNQDNAVRFGMGAIKGVGHGAVMTIVDKRKEDGPFKSIFDLAKRIDLRAANKKAFENLALAGGFDCFGDTHRAQYFHREGDGITFLEKAVKYGSKHQENENSSQVSLFGAASDVQIAEPEVPPCEEWGTMEKLAQEREVVGVYISGHPLDDFRTEMKTFCNGAIAMFNNLEPYVNREIVFGGVVTDVQHRVSKQGKGWGLFTVEDYTDSFEFRIFGEEYLKFRHFLMKNNFVFVKSFIREGWVNKDTGKKSDPRLQFNSFQLLHDVMENYAKKLSIQLNIKDLQEESILRLKELLQMHPGNQALNFVVYDNKEKIKLQMPSRRQKVKVSQELLSELENQDVMFKLN, encoded by the coding sequence ATGTACTTAATTTTCGATACAGAAACTACAGGATTGCCAAAACGTTGGGATGCGCCTATTACGGATACTGATAATTGGCCCAGATGTATACAAATTGCATGGCAACTGCATGATGCCATGGGGAATTGTATCGATCATCAAGATTATTTGGTACAACCAGAAGGTTTTAACATTCCTTATGATGCTGAGAAAATTCATGGTATTTCTACCGAATTAGCTCAAGAACAAGGTATCCCATTAGCAGAGGTTTTAGAAAAATTTAATGACGCTTTAAGTAAAACCAAATTTGTTGTTGGACAGAATGTGAAGTTCGATTTAAACATTATGGGTGCCGAATTTGTTCGTGGTGATGTTTCTAATCCATTACAGGAATTACCTGTTTTAGATACTTGTACAGAACATACGGCAAGTTTATGTCAGATTCCGGGAGGACGTTATGGTAAATTTAAATTACCAACATTAACCGAGTTACACGAGTTTTTATTTAAGACTCCTTTTGCAGAAGCCCATAATGCAACAGCAGATGTAGAGGCAACGACACGTTGCTTTTTTGAGTTGATTCGTTTAGGAGAATATACTAAAGAACAGCTCGATGTAGAACCTGATTATTTTCAGAATTTTAACGAAGCCAATCCAAAAGAAATTGAGCTTATTAAGTTAAAGCACGTTAATCTTAAACAAGAGAGTGCTAAAATTCAAGAGCGTCTTCAAAGTCTCAAGCAAGAAACAGTTTCTACCGAGGATATTAAGCAAAACATATCCGATTTAGCAGATGCTAGTTTCGTTCATCTTCACAATCATTCACAGTTTTCTGTATTACAATCAACGATGAGTGTTGGGGACATCGTGGCTGCTGCTGCTGCTCATAATATGCCTGCAGTGGCACTTACCGATCATGCGAATATGATGGGGGCATTTCATTTTATTAATGCCGTAAACAAAAAAAACAGCAGCATAGAGGCAAGTATCTCGGAAGCTGAGGAAAAAGGTGAGACTTCAGAAAAACAACTGATAAAACCAATCGTAGGATGTGAGTTTTTTGTGTGCGAAAATCATCAGGATAAATCAAGAAAAGATAATGGCTATCAAGTTGTATTGATAGCTAAAAACAAAAATGGCTATCATAATCTTGCAAAATTATCCTCGCATGCTTTTGTTAATGGATTTTACTATGTACCTAGAATAGATAAAAAACTTATACAAGAATATAAAGAAGATATTATAGTACTCACCGGTAATTTATATGGTGAAGTACCAAGTAAAGTTCTCAACATTGGTGAAAAGCAAGCCGAAGAAGCATTACTATGGTGGAAAAATGAGTTTGGGGACGATTTGTATGTAGAGCTGATGCGTCATAATCAAGAAGATGAAAATCGCGTAAATCCAACTTTGATAACATTAGCTAAAAAGCATGACGTAAAATTAGTTGCAACCAATAATACTTACTACCAAAAACAAGAAGATGCAAATGCACATGATATTTTATTATGTGTAAAGGATGGAGAAAAACAAGCCACTCCTATTGGAAGAGGAAGAGGCTATCGCTATGGGTTACCTAATCAGGAATACTATTTTAAGTCTTCTGAAGAAATGAAACAATTGTTTCATGATCAACCGGATGCCATTCTAAATATTAAGGAACTTGTTGATAAAATTGAAGGATTCCAACTAGCAAGAGATGTTCTTTTGCCAGCTTTTGATATCCCCGATGAATTTAAGCACGAAGAAGATTTAGTAGATGGAGGAAAGCGTGGTGAGAATGCCTATTTAAAGCATTTAACATTTGAAGGTGCAAAAAAACGTTATGGAGAACCACTTAGCGAAGAAGTAGTCGAACGATTAGATTTCGAATTGAGTGTTATAGAAAATACGGGGTATCCAGGATATTTCTTAATTGTTGAGGATTTTATTCGGGAAGCCCGAAACATGGATGTGTCTGTAGGTCCGGGACGTGGATCGGCTGCCGGATCGGTGGCAGCATATTGCTTGTGGATTACTAACATTGATCCCATGAAGTATGATTTGCTTTTTGAGCGTTTCTTGAACCCGGATCGTATTAGTATGCCAGATATTGATATCGATTTTGATGATGAAGGAAGAAGCCGTGTTATGGATTATGTGATTGAAAAATATGGAAGTAATCAAGTAGCACAAATTATTACTTACGGTACGATGGCAGCTAAATCTTCTATTCGAGATACGGCACGTGTATTAGATTTGCCTTTGTTTGATGCCGATAGAATAGCAAAGTTAATTCCAACGATGTCTAAACTGAGCAAGATTTTTGGTTTAGATGAAAAAGAATTAAGCAAAAAGTTTCGTGCTGAAGATTTAGAAAAAGTGAACCAGCTTCTAAATATTTCTGAAGGATCAGATTTAGAGGCAGAAACAGTGAATACCGCAAGAGCCCTGGAAGGTTCGGTTAGAAATACAGGAATTCACGCATGTGGAGTTATTATAACCCCTGACGATATTACAAAGTTTGTACCTGTGTCCGTAGCTAAAGATTCCGACTTATACGTCACACAGTTTGATAACTCGGTTGTAGAGGATGCCGGCTTATTAAAGATGGATTTTTTAGGGTTAAAGACGTTGACTTTAATAAAAGATACCGTTAAAATTGTAAAGGCAAAACATGATATTTTACTGGATCCGGAATCTTTTCCTTTAGATGATGAAGAAACATATGCTTTATTTCAACGCGGGGAAACGGTTGGCGTATTCCAATATGAATCTCCCGGTATGCAAAAACACCTTAGAGATTTAAAACCAACAGTTTTTGAAGATTTAATTGCCATGAATGCCTTGTATCGCCCGGGGCCTATGGAATATATTCCAAGCTTTGTTAGAAGAAAACATGGCGATGAAGATATTGAGTACGATTTACCAGCGATGGAAGAGTACTTAAAAGAAACCTACGGTATTACAGTATATCAAGAGCAGGTGATGTTACTTTCTCAAAAACTGGCCGGGTTTACAAAAGGTGAAGCCGATGTACTGCGTAAGGCGATGGGGAAAAAACAAATTGCGGTACTGGATAAAATGAAACCGAAATTTGTAGAGCAGGCGAGTGCAAATGGACATGATGCTAAAGTATTAGAAAAAGTTTGGAAAGATTGGGAAGCTTTCGCGAGTTATGCCTTTAATAAATCTCACTCTACATGTTATGCATGGATAGCCTACCAAACGGCCTATTTAAAAGCCCATTATCCTGCAGAATATATGGCAGCAGTATTATCCAATAATATGAACGATATAAAACAAGTTACTTTCTTCATGGAAGAATGTAAACGTATGAAAATGGATGTATTAGGGCCAGATGTTAATGAGTCGTATTATAAATTTTCTGTAAATCAAGATAATGCGGTGCGTTTTGGTATGGGAGCCATTAAAGGGGTTGGTCATGGTGCGGTAATGACTATTGTCGATAAAAGAAAAGAAGATGGTCCCTTTAAATCTATTTTCGATTTGGCGAAACGAATCGATTTAAGAGCAGCCAATAAAAAGGCTTTTGAAAATTTAGCTTTAGCCGGAGGGTTTGATTGTTTTGGAGATACACATCGCGCCCAGTATTTTCATAGAGAAGGAGATGGTATTACTTTTTTGGAAAAAGCCGTTAAGTATGGAAGTAAACACCAGGAAAATGAGAACTCATCACAAGTGAGTTTATTTGGGGCAGCAAGCGATGTACAAATAGCAGAGCCAGAAGTACCACCATGCGAAGAGTGGGGAACTATGGAAAAACTGGCCCAAGAACGTGAAGTTGTAGGTGTTTATATTTCTGGACATCCATTAGATGATTTTAGAACAGAAATGAAAACGTTTTGCAATGGAGCCATTGCGATGTTTAATAACTTAGAACCTTATGTGAACAGAGAAATTGTTTTTGGTGGTGTGGTAACCGATGTACAACATCGCGTAAGTAAACAAGGAAAAGGATGGGGTCTATTCACTGTTGAAGATTATACCGATAGTTTTGAATTCAGGATTTTTGGCGAAGAATATTTGAAATTCAGGCATTTTTTAATGAAGAACAATTTTGTGTTTGTGAAATCGTTTATTCGCGAAGGTTGGGTTAATAAGGATACAGGGAAAAAGAGTGATCCAAGATTACAGTTTAATAGTTTTCAATTACTGCATGATGTTATGGAAAATTATGCTAAAAAACTATCCATTCAGCTTAATATTAAAGATTTACAAGAGGAAAGTATTTTACGTTTAAAAGAATTGTTACAGATGCATCCTGGAAATCAGGCATTAAATTTCGTAGTGTACGATAATAAGGAGAAAATAAAATTACAAATGCCAAGCAGAAGGCAAAAGGTTAAAGTATCTCAGGAATTGCTTAGTGAATTAGAGAATCAGGATGTCATGTTTAAGTTGAATTGA